Below is a genomic region from Nitrospiria bacterium.
CCCGGATGATGGGCACCTTATGGTCCATGGTGAGCTCGGTGGTCTTAAATTTATTTTGACAATAAAAACAGATTCCTTTTCCCCGCTTTCGATTCCACCAAGGGGTTTTTCTTAGTGCTCTGGCTTTTTGCCGTTCCCTTTGGATTTCTTCCTCGGAAACCTCGGGATAAAAGGGGGAATCCATATTGGGGATTATAACAAATCCAGGCTCCTGAAAGGCAATTTTTAATGGTTCAAAAAGGATAAGTTTGGAACAAAATGAAAGAATAAGATTAATATTTTGTCACCCAAATTTTATTCCTCATTAAAAATATTTTTTTCAAAAGGTTTCCTTTTTTTTCTCCACCGGAAAGCAAAACTTGATTTTTTTTTACCTTTATCCCACCAAAAGCCCCATTCTCTTTTAAATTCAAGTTTTTGTATTGATATGAAACATTAAAACCTCTTTTTCCAAGAAATTGTTAAACAATACTTTGGGGTGAGAATGGCTTTCCTACACCATATTTAGTTGTTGACAGGATAGGTTTAAAAATATAATTTTACTTAAATAATATTGTTTAAAAAAGGATTAGCAAGAAAATTTTTTTTAGTTTTTTTATCCTATTTTTTTTCAA
It encodes:
- a CDS encoding HNH endonuclease signature motif containing protein is translated as MDSPFYPEVSEEEIQRERQKARALRKTPWWNRKRGKGICFYCQNKFKTTELTMDHKVPIIRGGKSVKGNLVPCCKPCNDKKKHKLAFEWEEYT